The region ATAAATTTTGCTGTCCAAAAATAAGATACAACCTGCGGTTAACTGAGGCCACGCCAAAGCCAGTTCCCTGCTTGTGCCTTGTAGTTTGAGGGTCGAATGGGTTTTTCACTATAATACCTAATTGGTTTCTAATATTTTTTGCTTCTATGATAATTGTTACTTCCCCCACCGTATCATATAATCCAAATTTGATGGCGTTCTCCACAACTGGTTGCAAAATTAATGCAGGGAGCAAGCAGTCATCACAGGTTTCATCAACTGTAATTTGGGTATTTAATCTTTGTCCAAAGCGAACTTGTTCAATATCTAAATATAACTGCAACAATTCAAATTCTTCTCTTAGCGAAACTAGTTTTTGTTCGTCTTTACGCAAGGTTCCTCTGAGAAAATCAGACAATTTTTGTATCATGCTTCTTGCTTCCTCGGGCTTGCTGCCTATGAGATCACTAATAGAATTGAGGCTGTTAAATAAAAAATGAGGTTGTAATTGTTGTCTCAAATTTGCAAGCTCTGCATCTTTAGCCAATTGTTGT is a window of Bacteroidota bacterium DNA encoding:
- a CDS encoding histidine kinase; the protein is YIYILKRSMLVRFCIAFLLIGCAELVSWVWYYIQEQKEITERNAITQQLAKDAELANLRQQLQPHFLFNSLNSISDLIGSKPEEARSMIQKLSDFLRGTLRKDEQKLVSLREEFELLQLYLDIEQVRFGQRLNTQITVDETCDDCLLPALILQPVVENAIKFGLYDTVGEVTIIIEAKNIRNQLGIIVKNPFDPQTTRHKQGTGFGVASVNRRLYLIFGQQNLLSTEVQENIFITQINIPQR